The genomic region TAATAGGGTTTTTTTATCTTACTACTGTGGTTAACTATCTGGTGATAGGAACAAATATAAATTTTGTTGCAGTCATATTAGGTGCTTCTATTGCTCTCTGGGTAGCAACTAAAGTTAATCCTTTGAATAAAGGTTGATGAGGCTTTTCTTATCCTACATAAAAAGACATAGGGTTTTGTTATTTCTTAGTGTTTCTTTGACTTTACTTACAACGGTTACAACGGTTATTTTGCCTTTGATGGCTGGTAGAGTGATTGGTAGTATTTTTAATCCTCAGATGTTGATAGATAATACTCTTAAGATAGTGCTGATTGGGGTTCCTGTAATTATTCTTTGGTCCTTGTCCAAATACTTTTCCTCTCTTTCAATCGTTGTGCTTGCACAGAGAGTGGTTTTTACTTTGAGAAACGAGATGTTTAAGAAGCTTACCAATATAAAACCCATAGTTTTCAAGCAGAGAAAAAGTGGTGAATTTATGTCAAACATTCTCAATGATGCAAATGTAGTAGAAACATTCATAAGCACAGGTTTTCTTGAGCTTGTGAAGAATCCTCTTATAATAATTGGGTGCATTTTTTTGCTTTTCTACACAAGTATCAAGTTGAGTTTAGTTATACTAATACTGTCACCTCTCTTTTTAGCAGTTGTGGCGATCGGTAATGTTTCTAAGAAAATTTCTGAGGATATCCAGAGTAAGATCTCTGATGCTACCTCGTTGATGAATGAATCTATATCTGGTATAGAGACGATAAAAGGCTTCGGGGTTGAGGATAAGTTTAGGGACAAGTTTTCTAGCTATAGTTCTCAGTATACCTCTTCTCAGATAAGGTTTACGAAGTTTGGAGTTTTGCCGGTTCCGATATCTGATTTTTTTGGGGCTTTAGCGGTGATTGTAGTTATTTTGGTTGGTGCTTTTGAGATAAAATCTGGGAATTTATCTTACGAAAATTTTGCAACTTTCATAACGACTATATTTTTTATGTCTCAGCCTATTGCGACGTTGGGTAGCCAGTTTGTTCTACTTCAGAGAGCAATAACAGCATTGGAGAGAATTGAAAGACTTTTTTCTCTTGAGGAGGAGAGTGAAGAGAAGGGTTTAAGAGTGTTGAGGGATGGTAGCGTTGTTTTTGAAAGAGTTTGGTTTGCTTATGATGATGGAGAGTATGTCCTTAAGGATATTTCTATAGAGATCGGAGATAAAGAAACTATTGCAATAATAGGGCCTTCTGGTAGCGGTAAATCTACTATGGTTTCTTTGATTATGGGATTTATGCTACCATCCAAAGGTAGGTTAGTAGTGGGTGGCGAAAGCGTTGATAACTACAATTTGAGGGAATATAGAAAGAGTTTGGCGATAGTTCCTCAGGATGTGGTGCTTTTCCCTACGACTGTCAAGGATAACATATCATTTGGTGGCGAATTCTCTGATGAAGAAATTATTGAGGCTAGTATTTTAGCAAATGCGCACACGTTTGTTGAGGCTTTACCCAAGGGGTATGATACGGTTTTGGGAGAGAGAGGAGCTAGGCTTTCTGGGGGTGAGAAACAGAGAATTGCTCTTGCTAGAGCATTAGTCAGAAAGCCAAAAATTTTAATACTTGATGAACCTACTTCTTCTCTTGATCCGATTTCTGAGGCTTATATTGCGGATTCTTTAACCAAGATAAAAGGTAGGCAGACGATGATAATAATAGCTCATAGACTCTCAACTATTCTTATGGCTGATAAGATTATAGTACTTAGGGAAGGAAAGATAGTAGAGGTTGGTTCACACGAGGAGTTGCTAGAAAGACAAGGAGAGTATTTTAAACTTTTCTCAACCTACATAAATGCTTGATTTTGGTGGATTATATTGTATTAGATTTCCAGTATTTGTTAGAGTTTGATAAGAACAGAAAAAAGAATAGCCAAATTCCTTTTTTCTCAAGCTATTGAAAATCAGAAGGCGGTTATATATACTATTGCTATGAGAAGCTATATGATGTATGGTATTGTTCTGTTGACTTCCTTGTTGCTATTTTTGGGGCTTTTCTCATGTGCTCAAGGTCCTGTTGTGGAAAAAACCACCGTTGAGGTTACTCAAACGAACTTTGTGGATCAGACTAACTATGTATCCCCTCCTAGCTCGTTTTCTGATGTTACTTTTTCATTGGTTGAAATTTCGGAGTCTGCTTTAGTTCAGCCTTACCATTTGGTTGAGGGAGTGCTTGAGGGAGGTTTTTCTTCTAACGATGTTAGAAACTTTTACCTCTATATCACCAACAATGGTTTTTCAAACAGTTTTCAGTTCTACTCTCTTTCAAACTTCGTTGGTATAATTTCTGCTCCTGGGCATAGTAAAATATTTGTACACCTATCCCTTACCTCTAAGTTAAACTCTTCTTATACAGTTGGACT from Brevinematia bacterium harbors:
- a CDS encoding ABC transporter ATP-binding protein; translation: MRLFLSYIKRHRVLLFLSVSLTLLTTVTTVILPLMAGRVIGSIFNPQMLIDNTLKIVLIGVPVIILWSLSKYFSSLSIVVLAQRVVFTLRNEMFKKLTNIKPIVFKQRKSGEFMSNILNDANVVETFISTGFLELVKNPLIIIGCIFLLFYTSIKLSLVILILSPLFLAVVAIGNVSKKISEDIQSKISDATSLMNESISGIETIKGFGVEDKFRDKFSSYSSQYTSSQIRFTKFGVLPVPISDFFGALAVIVVILVGAFEIKSGNLSYENFATFITTIFFMSQPIATLGSQFVLLQRAITALERIERLFSLEEESEEKGLRVLRDGSVVFERVWFAYDDGEYVLKDISIEIGDKETIAIIGPSGSGKSTMVSLIMGFMLPSKGRLVVGGESVDNYNLREYRKSLAIVPQDVVLFPTTVKDNISFGGEFSDEEIIEASILANAHTFVEALPKGYDTVLGERGARLSGGEKQRIALARALVRKPKILILDEPTSSLDPISEAYIADSLTKIKGRQTMIIIAHRLSTILMADKIIVLREGKIVEVGSHEELLERQGEYFKLFSTYINA